One Nonomuraea angiospora DNA segment encodes these proteins:
- a CDS encoding DUF6049 family protein, whose amino-acid sequence MIRKATLLAALLALTVVATAPGAAAAKSAKAIRQTVALSISSISPQVPTAQTDVIKFTGSLRNDSGAPQNGLRVRLRYASQKFPDRAALTTYQNDQNPATLWGIGSQNSFMDVPALAAGAQARWEFTATPVQLGYRSFGVYPVAVEVIQNGVQVMTQRTYLTYAPPTVPKLPRNKLAIALPVIDQPHRGTDRDAKSGAPLFVDDKLSQSITGKGRLADLARIAQAAPKAVTWFMEPSLLDDLDAMKNKYLVKVKDETQEKPANPEAANWLTTMRTALASSPVAAVPYADPDVAALAHQGLDTQTGRAIELGRQKAAALLQREVKTNINWPPAGMLDADALDLLSVSKDRVDTVLLNSTNLPPQPPVPFTPDAASTLDSVNGPVTALVADAELSKLFEPAAPTSVLLSTQRFIAETAMIAAEAGQTSPRSLVIAPSRRWDPNPTLVNALIKTANKLPWLHLTPLESIKSTKLSVPRAGLTYTDQDRKEELTAKYLNPVKDIASKAQLTSLITEAKTPSSFDAAVLRLTSSAWRNSTRAGRAVTKLVSAAVTDQTEKIEITGSGPTRTRTLAGSSGQVPISVKNELGVPIALYIDVTSNNPELLQVDFPQTEPMTIGPRQSGMVQVKMNAAPGTSGDATVTVQLKTSDNQPYGKPQRLTIRTTGYTGIASVIVGAALTVMLAAVVMRVLRRRSERKLAHAAKTRENEIV is encoded by the coding sequence GTGATCCGTAAGGCCACGCTGCTCGCCGCGCTGCTCGCCCTCACCGTGGTGGCGACCGCGCCCGGCGCGGCTGCCGCGAAGTCCGCGAAGGCGATCAGGCAGACCGTGGCCCTGTCGATCTCGTCGATCTCGCCTCAGGTGCCGACCGCGCAGACCGATGTGATCAAGTTCACCGGCTCCCTCCGCAACGACAGCGGCGCGCCGCAGAACGGCCTGCGCGTGCGCCTGCGTTACGCCTCGCAGAAGTTCCCCGACCGCGCCGCCCTGACCACCTACCAGAACGACCAGAACCCCGCGACTCTGTGGGGCATCGGCTCCCAGAACTCGTTCATGGACGTGCCGGCGCTGGCCGCCGGCGCCCAGGCGCGATGGGAGTTCACCGCGACGCCCGTGCAGCTCGGCTACCGCTCGTTCGGGGTCTACCCGGTGGCCGTGGAGGTGATCCAGAACGGCGTGCAGGTCATGACGCAGCGCACGTACCTCACCTACGCGCCGCCCACGGTGCCGAAGCTGCCGCGCAACAAGCTGGCCATCGCCCTGCCCGTCATCGACCAGCCCCATCGCGGGACCGACCGCGACGCGAAGAGCGGCGCGCCGCTGTTCGTGGACGACAAGCTGAGCCAGTCGATCACCGGCAAGGGCCGCCTGGCCGACCTGGCGCGCATCGCGCAGGCCGCGCCCAAGGCCGTCACCTGGTTCATGGAGCCCTCGCTGCTCGACGACCTCGACGCGATGAAGAACAAGTACCTGGTCAAGGTCAAGGACGAGACGCAGGAGAAGCCCGCCAACCCCGAGGCCGCCAACTGGCTGACGACCATGCGCACCGCGCTGGCCAGCTCTCCCGTGGCCGCGGTCCCGTACGCCGATCCCGACGTGGCCGCGCTCGCGCACCAGGGGCTGGACACGCAGACCGGCCGGGCGATCGAGCTGGGCAGGCAGAAGGCCGCCGCGCTGCTCCAGCGCGAGGTCAAGACCAACATCAACTGGCCGCCCGCCGGCATGCTCGACGCCGACGCGCTCGACCTGCTCTCGGTCAGCAAGGACCGGGTCGACACGGTCCTGCTCAACTCCACCAACCTGCCGCCGCAGCCGCCCGTACCGTTCACGCCCGACGCCGCCTCCACGCTCGACTCGGTCAACGGGCCCGTCACCGCGCTGGTCGCCGACGCCGAGCTGAGCAAGCTCTTCGAGCCCGCGGCGCCCACCTCCGTGCTGCTCAGCACGCAGCGTTTCATCGCCGAGACCGCGATGATCGCCGCGGAGGCCGGCCAGACCTCGCCCAGGTCCCTCGTCATCGCCCCGTCGCGCCGGTGGGACCCCAACCCCACGCTCGTCAACGCGCTGATCAAGACCGCGAACAAGTTGCCGTGGCTGCATCTGACCCCGCTGGAGTCGATCAAGTCGACCAAGCTGTCGGTGCCGCGCGCCGGGCTGACCTACACCGACCAGGACCGCAAGGAAGAGCTGACCGCGAAATACCTCAACCCGGTCAAGGACATCGCGTCGAAGGCGCAGCTCACCTCCCTGATCACGGAGGCGAAGACGCCGTCCAGCTTCGACGCGGCGGTCCTGCGGCTGACCTCCTCGGCCTGGCGCAACAGCACCCGCGCGGGCCGCGCGGTGACCAAGCTGGTCAGCGCGGCGGTGACGGACCAGACCGAGAAGATCGAGATCACCGGGTCGGGCCCCACCCGGACCCGCACGCTGGCGGGCAGCAGCGGCCAGGTCCCGATCAGCGTCAAGAACGAGCTGGGCGTGCCGATCGCCCTCTACATCGACGTCACGTCCAACAACCCCGAGCTGTTGCAGGTCGACTTCCCGCAGACGGAGCCGATGACGATCGGCCCCCGGCAGAGCGGCATGGTCCAGGTGAAGATGAACGCCGCCCCCGGCACCAGCGGCGACGCGACGGTCACCGTGCAGCTCAAGACCTCCGACAACCAGCCGTACGGCAAGCCGCAGCGGCTGACCATCCGTACCACCGGCTACACCGGGATCGCCTCGGTGATCGTGGGCGCCGCCCTGACCGTGATGCTCGCCGCCGTGGTGATGCGAGTGCTGCGGCGCAGGTCGGAGCGGAAGCTCGCGCACGCGGCCAAGACCCGGGAGAATGAGATCGTATGA
- a CDS encoding CCA tRNA nucleotidyltransferase yields MTDLFRKIAPVADELGRLFAAQGHELALVGGPVRDLLLGRIGNDLDLTTDARPERVLEIVRDWADSVWTIGIDFGTVGLRKGGWLIEITTYRSESYDPKSRKPEVMYGETLDEDLERRDFAVNAMAVRLPGHEFVDPYGGLDDLKAKVLRTPGTPERSFGDDPLRMLRAARFASQLGFAVDEGAVAAMIAMAGRIEIVSAERIREELDKLVCGGNPREGLRLLVETGLAAHVLPELPKLRLEIDEHHRHKDVYEHTLTVLDQAIAQEEDGKADRILRWAALMHDIGKPKTRRHETGGRVSFHHHEVVGAQMTKKRMAELKFPKDVVSDVARLVELHLRFHGYGTGEWTDSAVRRYVRDAGHLLDRLHKLTRADCTTRNKRKAVTLSRTYDQLEERIAKLADEEELAKIRPELDGNEIQRVLGIGPGPVVGRAYKFLLEIRLDKGVIGKEAATEALLEWARSNDVGA; encoded by the coding sequence ATGACGGACCTGTTCCGCAAGATCGCCCCGGTGGCCGACGAGCTCGGCCGCCTCTTCGCGGCACAGGGCCACGAGCTGGCCCTCGTCGGCGGCCCCGTACGCGATCTGCTGCTCGGCCGCATCGGCAACGACCTCGACCTGACCACCGACGCCCGCCCCGAGCGGGTGCTGGAGATCGTCAGGGACTGGGCCGACTCCGTCTGGACCATCGGCATCGACTTCGGCACTGTGGGCCTGCGCAAGGGCGGCTGGCTGATCGAGATCACGACGTACCGGAGCGAGTCGTACGACCCGAAGTCGCGCAAGCCCGAGGTCATGTACGGCGAGACGCTCGACGAGGACCTCGAACGGCGCGACTTCGCGGTCAACGCGATGGCGGTGCGGCTGCCGGGCCACGAGTTCGTCGACCCGTACGGCGGGCTCGACGACCTGAAGGCCAAGGTGCTGCGCACGCCGGGCACCCCCGAACGGTCCTTCGGCGACGACCCGCTGCGCATGCTGCGGGCCGCCAGGTTCGCCTCGCAGCTCGGGTTCGCGGTGGACGAGGGCGCCGTGGCGGCGATGATCGCGATGGCCGGGCGCATCGAGATCGTCTCGGCCGAGCGCATCCGCGAGGAGCTCGACAAGCTCGTCTGCGGCGGCAACCCGCGCGAGGGCCTGCGGCTGCTGGTCGAGACCGGGCTGGCCGCGCACGTGCTGCCCGAGCTGCCCAAGCTGCGGCTGGAGATCGACGAGCACCACCGGCACAAGGACGTCTACGAGCACACGCTGACCGTGCTCGACCAGGCCATCGCGCAGGAGGAGGACGGCAAGGCCGACCGCATCCTGCGCTGGGCGGCGCTCATGCACGACATCGGCAAGCCGAAGACGCGCCGCCACGAGACGGGCGGGCGGGTGTCGTTCCACCACCACGAGGTGGTCGGCGCGCAGATGACCAAGAAGCGCATGGCGGAGCTGAAGTTCCCCAAGGACGTGGTGTCGGACGTGGCGCGGCTGGTGGAGCTGCACCTGCGCTTCCACGGCTACGGCACGGGGGAGTGGACCGACAGCGCCGTACGCCGCTACGTGCGCGACGCCGGCCACCTGCTGGACCGGCTCCACAAGCTGACCAGGGCCGACTGCACCACGCGCAACAAGCGCAAGGCGGTGACGCTGTCGCGGACCTACGACCAGCTCGAGGAGCGCATCGCCAAGCTCGCCGACGAGGAGGAGCTGGCCAAGATCCGCCCCGAGCTCGACGGCAACGAGATCCAGCGGGTCCTCGGCATCGGGCCGGGGCCGGTGGTGGGCCGGGCGTACAAGTTCCTGCTGGAGATCAGGCTCGACAAGGGCGTGATCGGCAAGGAAGCGGCTACCGAGGCGCTGTTGGAGTGGGCGAGGTCGAACGACGTGGGCGCGTGA
- a CDS encoding MFS transporter produces the protein MSFVADLRVVLRGEDFRRLFATRLISQFSDGIFQFGVAGFAFFSPESQTTALAVAAGLAVLLLPYSVLGPFVGVFIDRWSRRQILVVAPIVRGALLLVAAALVAVDVPDPVFYGAALAVLGVNRFFLAALGASLPHVVPPDRLMAANAVVPTSGTVVTFVGVGLGYLLRKVFGAEDHGVALLLVVSGVVFGLSALVARTMDRGLLGPQSDPSRPQAREALRNVVGGLTDGARHLVKHRVAASTMGAMAAHRFFYGIATALGIILYRYYFYNGDADAALSGVSLVVATSGVGYAIAVVITPYATERFTIERWVPIALTTAGVLTAALVLPFQEWGLPVAGFVLGVAGQSVKICADTTVQRDVEDIYLGRAFSIYDMLFNGMYVLAAALSAAILPADGKSYAAVVIAAVGYPLAALAYRMITRPRRSTSPTPTAPR, from the coding sequence GTGTCATTTGTGGCCGACCTACGCGTGGTCCTGCGGGGCGAAGATTTCCGGCGGTTGTTCGCCACCCGGCTGATCTCCCAGTTCTCCGACGGGATCTTCCAGTTCGGGGTGGCCGGATTCGCCTTCTTCAGCCCCGAGAGCCAGACGACGGCGCTCGCGGTGGCCGCCGGGCTGGCGGTGCTGCTGCTGCCGTACAGCGTGCTCGGGCCCTTCGTGGGCGTGTTCATCGACCGCTGGTCACGACGGCAGATCCTGGTGGTCGCGCCGATCGTGCGCGGCGCGCTGCTGCTGGTCGCGGCGGCGCTGGTCGCCGTCGACGTGCCGGACCCGGTCTTCTACGGCGCGGCGCTGGCCGTGCTGGGCGTCAACAGGTTCTTCCTGGCCGCGCTCGGCGCCTCGCTGCCGCACGTGGTGCCGCCCGACCGGCTGATGGCCGCCAACGCGGTCGTCCCCACGTCGGGCACCGTGGTCACGTTCGTGGGCGTGGGGCTCGGTTATCTGCTGCGCAAGGTGTTCGGCGCCGAGGACCACGGCGTGGCGCTGCTCCTGGTCGTCTCGGGCGTGGTATTCGGCCTGAGCGCGCTGGTCGCGCGGACGATGGACCGCGGCCTGCTCGGCCCGCAGTCCGACCCGAGCCGGCCGCAGGCGCGCGAGGCCCTGCGCAACGTGGTCGGCGGCCTCACGGACGGCGCCAGGCACCTGGTCAAGCACCGCGTCGCGGCCTCCACCATGGGCGCGATGGCCGCCCACCGCTTCTTCTACGGCATAGCCACCGCGCTCGGCATCATCCTCTACCGCTACTACTTCTACAACGGCGACGCCGACGCCGCGCTGAGCGGGGTCAGCCTGGTCGTGGCGACCTCCGGCGTCGGCTACGCCATCGCCGTGGTCATCACCCCGTACGCCACCGAGCGGTTCACGATCGAGCGCTGGGTGCCGATCGCGCTGACGACGGCCGGGGTGCTGACGGCGGCGCTGGTGCTGCCGTTCCAGGAGTGGGGGCTGCCGGTGGCGGGGTTCGTGCTGGGCGTGGCCGGGCAGAGCGTCAAGATCTGCGCCGACACCACGGTCCAGCGCGACGTCGAGGACATCTACCTGGGCCGGGCGTTCTCGATCTACGACATGCTCTTCAACGGCATGTACGTCCTCGCCGCGGCCCTGTCGGCGGCCATCCTGCCCGCCGACGGCAAGTCCTACGCGGCCGTCGTGATCGCCGCCGTCGGCTATCCCCTGGCCGCGCTCGCGTACCGGATGATCACGCGCCCACGTCGTTCGACCTCGCCCACTCCAACAGCGCCTCGGTAG
- a CDS encoding anti-sigma factor family protein, translated as MTGDTHYDLEILAELAEGLLDVDTARRVREHLAVCDPCGELLADLAAVREVLAATPTPAMPMGVALRIDKALAAEAESRRGGIGLVEAPDWDELMRDAPWERPVEVAAEAVPEPVRLGVVSDDGTIVPARASRRRRWAMPAIAAAAAVAVVGTAVASTGLLASGGGRGGSIDVVADGVTKTSVVPSTPAKVPTMARSYGLTDSGHNYSDQDLRQPLEGMFGFQRMVGGGSDDDGKVDKCVKRVSSRSRLPAYQVDQGQYNGQEALIVASWKDKASQRLRIDIVDPFNCKNLRKPTLGRW; from the coding sequence GTGACGGGTGATACGCACTACGATCTGGAAATCCTGGCCGAGCTGGCCGAGGGTCTCCTAGACGTCGACACGGCGCGCCGGGTCCGCGAGCATCTCGCGGTCTGTGACCCATGCGGGGAGCTACTGGCAGACCTGGCGGCGGTTCGCGAGGTGCTCGCGGCGACCCCCACACCGGCCATGCCGATGGGCGTCGCACTGCGCATCGACAAGGCCCTGGCCGCCGAGGCGGAGTCCCGGCGGGGAGGCATCGGCCTCGTGGAGGCGCCCGACTGGGACGAGCTCATGCGGGACGCCCCGTGGGAACGACCGGTCGAGGTGGCCGCTGAGGCCGTCCCCGAGCCGGTGCGGCTGGGCGTCGTCTCCGACGACGGCACGATCGTCCCGGCCAGAGCCTCTCGCAGACGCCGATGGGCGATGCCCGCGATCGCGGCCGCGGCGGCGGTCGCCGTGGTGGGCACGGCGGTGGCCTCCACCGGCCTGCTCGCGAGCGGCGGAGGCCGGGGCGGCAGCATCGACGTGGTGGCCGACGGCGTGACCAAGACCTCCGTGGTCCCCTCGACCCCGGCCAAGGTCCCCACGATGGCCAGGTCCTACGGACTGACCGACAGCGGCCACAACTACAGCGACCAGGACCTGCGACAGCCGCTCGAAGGCATGTTCGGCTTCCAGCGCATGGTGGGTGGCGGCTCCGACGACGACGGCAAGGTCGACAAGTGCGTGAAGCGGGTCTCGAGCCGCTCCAGGCTGCCGGCGTACCAGGTCGACCAGGGCCAGTACAACGGCCAGGAGGCGCTCATCGTGGCCTCGTGGAAGGACAAGGCCAGCCAGCGGCTGCGCATCGACATCGTCGACCCGTTCAACTGCAAAAACCTGCGTAAGCCCACACTGGGCCGCTGGTAA
- the sigM gene encoding RNA polymerase sigma factor SigM, translating into MNSPPETPSAAERPAVTDAELLTAHINGDPHAFSEIVKRHRDRMWAVALRTLGDPDEAADAVQDAFVSAYRKAATFRGEAAVTTWLHRIVVNACLDRMRRKSVRPVADDELIEAAERETPLPDQTVEREVSMEVSAALKLLPSDQRAALVLVDMMGYSVEDAAQVLQVPSGTVKSRCARGRAKLAPILSHLRNRSDLNRVSSAKGAELRDG; encoded by the coding sequence GTGAACTCCCCACCCGAGACACCCTCAGCAGCGGAGCGGCCGGCGGTAACTGACGCCGAGCTGCTGACCGCGCACATCAACGGGGATCCTCACGCCTTCAGCGAAATCGTCAAACGGCACCGCGACCGCATGTGGGCGGTCGCCCTGCGTACGCTCGGTGACCCCGACGAGGCCGCCGACGCCGTGCAGGATGCCTTCGTCTCCGCATATCGCAAGGCCGCCACGTTTCGCGGCGAAGCGGCCGTCACGACCTGGCTCCACCGGATCGTGGTCAACGCCTGCCTCGACAGGATGCGCCGCAAATCGGTCCGGCCCGTCGCCGACGACGAGCTGATCGAGGCCGCTGAACGCGAGACCCCCCTGCCCGACCAGACCGTCGAACGCGAAGTCTCCATGGAGGTTTCGGCCGCATTGAAACTCCTGCCCAGCGACCAGCGGGCGGCTCTCGTCCTCGTCGACATGATGGGTTATTCGGTCGAAGACGCAGCTCAGGTGCTCCAAGTGCCGAGCGGCACGGTCAAGAGCCGCTGCGCTCGAGGGCGCGCGAAACTTGCCCCAATTCTTTCCCATCTGCGGAACCGATCGGACCTCAATCGCGTCTCATCCGCGAAGGGAGCAGAACTTCGTGACGGGTGA
- the murJ gene encoding murein biosynthesis integral membrane protein MurJ, with protein MSRMLRASAIMAAGTMVSRVTGFVRTMVLAYAIGTKALGDSYNAAYAIPYSILDLLLLGVLSSVVVPMIVRAQQHDADGGRAYEQRLLTISAVALIVVAVLAVFGAPLLIDLYTDWAPGSPKFEVAVTLARFILPQLAFFGVGAVAGAILNTRDRYGAPMWAPVVNNLVVICVFLAYAMVGGERDNIEQISTGDMALLGLGTTAGIVAQAAILIVALKRVGFVFVPRFDVRNARLGEMARAGVWTIGYVIVTQLGFMLTTNLASKAGDAVEGHGISPYTLAFQLFQLPYGVIGVSVITAMLPRMSRAVGEGRFHDVRSEFGSSVRLICSLMVPVSLLLMVLGPAITVPIYGHGANSVADAVYIGNVLQVYGLALVPFALFQLLLRVFYSFGDTRTPVFVGAATTAANAVLMLVFNALLPARYLVMGLALAYAIAYALGSVGAWLLASRRVRGLGGWTIGMALTRMYLAALPTAVVALAAVWVVTGVFAGLGFVNSLIVLAVGGGLGLLLYLGVAHRMRIPEVNSIVGMVAGRVGR; from the coding sequence ATGAGTCGCATGCTTCGGGCCAGCGCCATCATGGCGGCGGGCACGATGGTGTCCAGGGTCACGGGGTTCGTGCGGACCATGGTGCTGGCCTACGCCATCGGCACGAAGGCGCTGGGCGACTCCTACAACGCGGCGTACGCGATCCCGTACAGCATCCTCGACCTGCTGCTGCTCGGCGTGCTGAGCAGCGTCGTGGTGCCGATGATCGTCCGGGCGCAGCAGCACGACGCCGACGGCGGCCGGGCCTACGAGCAGCGGCTGCTGACGATCTCGGCGGTGGCGCTGATCGTGGTGGCGGTGCTGGCGGTGTTCGGCGCGCCGCTGCTGATCGACCTCTACACCGACTGGGCGCCGGGCAGCCCCAAGTTCGAGGTCGCGGTCACGCTGGCCCGCTTCATCCTGCCGCAGCTCGCCTTCTTCGGCGTGGGCGCGGTGGCGGGCGCCATCCTCAACACCCGCGACCGCTACGGCGCGCCCATGTGGGCGCCCGTGGTCAACAACCTGGTCGTCATCTGCGTGTTCCTGGCCTACGCCATGGTCGGCGGCGAGCGCGACAACATCGAGCAGATCAGCACCGGCGACATGGCGCTGCTCGGGCTGGGCACCACGGCGGGCATCGTGGCCCAGGCGGCCATCCTGATCGTGGCGCTCAAGCGGGTCGGGTTCGTCTTCGTGCCCCGCTTCGACGTGCGCAACGCGCGGCTGGGCGAGATGGCCAGGGCGGGCGTCTGGACGATCGGCTACGTGATCGTCACCCAGCTCGGCTTCATGCTGACCACCAACCTGGCCAGCAAGGCGGGCGACGCGGTCGAGGGGCACGGCATCAGCCCGTACACGCTGGCGTTCCAGCTCTTCCAGCTCCCGTACGGCGTCATCGGCGTCTCGGTGATCACCGCGATGCTGCCCAGGATGAGCCGGGCCGTCGGCGAGGGGCGCTTCCACGACGTGCGGAGCGAGTTCGGGTCGAGCGTGCGGCTGATCTGCTCGCTGATGGTGCCCGTGTCGCTGCTGCTCATGGTGCTCGGGCCGGCGATCACCGTGCCCATCTACGGCCACGGCGCCAACAGCGTCGCGGACGCCGTCTACATCGGCAACGTGCTGCAGGTCTACGGGCTCGCGCTGGTGCCGTTCGCGCTGTTCCAGCTGTTGCTGCGGGTCTTCTACAGCTTCGGCGACACCCGTACGCCGGTGTTCGTGGGCGCGGCCACCACGGCCGCCAACGCGGTGCTCATGCTGGTGTTCAACGCGTTGCTGCCGGCCCGGTACCTGGTGATGGGGCTGGCGCTCGCGTACGCCATCGCGTACGCGCTGGGGTCGGTCGGGGCGTGGTTGCTGGCCAGCCGCCGTGTCAGAGGGCTGGGTGGCTGGACCATCGGCATGGCGTTGACCAGGATGTACCTGGCGGCCCTGCCCACCGCTGTGGTGGCGCTCGCGGCGGTTTGGGTAGTCACGGGGGTGTTCGCCGGGCTAGGGTTCGTCAATTCGCTGATCGTCCTTGCGGTCGGCGGGGGTCTCGGGTTGCTGCTCTATCTAGGCGTCGCGCACAGAATGCGCATCCCCGAGGTCAATTCCATCGTTGGGATGGTCGCTGGGCGGGTAGGCCGGTAA
- a CDS encoding YbaK/EbsC family protein, with product MKDALAIHRWLLAHQVHHEIVRLPRPMTCAEDLPEAVSAAPSRCLMVTVLEVATRVGREVVIAVTTPVSAPPPVGAVGGVLGVRRVRPAPVHVVNAATDYASGLVCPLLLPEPLPKFVDDRLPADFLTDGGPVYTPTGERHTALTLRALDLIALLPGKMVDLRAKGSREAVARRH from the coding sequence ATGAAGGACGCCCTCGCGATCCACCGCTGGCTCCTCGCCCACCAGGTCCATCATGAGATCGTACGCCTTCCGCGTCCCATGACTTGCGCGGAAGATCTGCCCGAGGCGGTCTCCGCGGCGCCGAGCAGGTGCCTGATGGTCACGGTGCTCGAGGTCGCCACGAGGGTCGGCCGCGAGGTCGTCATCGCGGTCACCACCCCCGTGTCGGCGCCGCCACCGGTGGGAGCCGTCGGCGGAGTGCTGGGCGTGCGCCGGGTGCGACCGGCTCCGGTCCACGTGGTCAACGCGGCCACCGACTACGCGAGCGGGCTGGTGTGCCCGCTGCTCCTGCCCGAGCCGCTGCCCAAGTTCGTCGACGACCGGCTGCCGGCCGACTTCCTGACCGACGGCGGGCCGGTCTACACCCCGACCGGCGAACGGCATACCGCCCTGACCCTGCGCGCACTCGACCTGATCGCACTTCTGCCAGGCAAGATGGTCGACCTCAGGGCGAAAGGATCACGTGAGGCGGTCGCGCGGCGGCACTGA
- a CDS encoding protein kinase family protein encodes MSTSAVEPGTRLAERFRLEDRVSESDGATLWKAIDEILARPVAVHTFAPDFPRVHEVVTAARAASRLTDPRLTQVFDAAEDEKAAYVVSEWVTGESLTDLLASGPLEPERAAGLVAEAAEALAHAHEAQLYHLCLRPSHLVWTTGNTVKVLGVAVDAALSGLTTDQPALDDAEGLGRLLYAGLTGHWPGDEEEGGLPAAPMTDGHFCTPRQVTAGVPSYLDTVTVRACLPESRKGTGALASPADMAEALSGVARPMPIPISYPSTPAVASASHTEGLDLVHRQQLTVPPSPPPPPRRPSGGGSTLNRVLMTLVVLLVIAAVGVGAWTIGRSLGSPTKPEASGSSPSASTSASAEAQTVKPKKAQGFDPLGDNSEKPEMADLAIDGKPSTLWKTERYTSADLGNLKKGVGLLLDMGKSMQISDVVATLSDAPGASVELKVGDSPDLSSLKTVATEKNAAGKTTLTPDQPATGQYVLIWFTRVPMDGGEFHGTIYEVVVHSPGSA; translated from the coding sequence GTGAGCACGTCGGCCGTCGAACCCGGCACCCGTCTGGCCGAGCGCTTCAGGCTCGAGGACCGCGTCAGCGAGTCCGACGGAGCCACGCTCTGGAAGGCCATCGATGAGATCCTCGCGCGTCCCGTGGCCGTCCACACCTTCGCGCCCGACTTCCCCCGCGTCCACGAGGTGGTCACGGCCGCCCGCGCCGCGAGCAGGCTGACCGACCCGCGTCTGACGCAGGTGTTCGACGCAGCGGAGGACGAGAAGGCCGCCTACGTCGTCAGCGAGTGGGTCACCGGCGAGTCGCTGACCGACCTGCTCGCCTCCGGCCCGCTGGAGCCCGAGCGCGCGGCGGGCCTGGTGGCCGAGGCCGCCGAGGCGCTCGCGCACGCCCACGAGGCGCAGCTCTACCACCTGTGCCTGCGCCCCTCCCACCTGGTGTGGACGACGGGCAACACGGTCAAGGTGCTCGGGGTGGCCGTCGACGCGGCCCTGTCCGGGCTCACCACCGACCAGCCGGCGCTCGACGACGCCGAGGGGCTGGGCCGGCTGCTGTACGCCGGGCTGACCGGCCACTGGCCGGGCGACGAGGAAGAGGGCGGCCTGCCCGCGGCCCCCATGACCGACGGCCACTTCTGCACGCCCCGGCAGGTCACCGCCGGCGTGCCGAGCTACCTCGACACGGTGACCGTGCGCGCGTGCCTGCCCGAGTCCCGCAAGGGCACGGGCGCGCTGGCCAGCCCGGCCGACATGGCCGAGGCGCTGTCCGGCGTGGCCAGGCCCATGCCGATCCCGATCTCCTACCCCTCGACCCCCGCGGTGGCCTCCGCCTCCCACACCGAGGGCCTGGACCTCGTCCACCGCCAGCAGCTCACCGTCCCGCCGAGCCCGCCCCCGCCGCCACGCCGTCCCTCGGGCGGCGGCAGCACGCTCAACCGCGTGCTGATGACGCTGGTCGTGCTGCTCGTCATCGCGGCCGTCGGCGTCGGCGCCTGGACGATCGGCCGCAGCCTGGGCAGCCCGACCAAGCCTGAGGCGTCGGGCTCCAGCCCCAGCGCCTCCACCTCCGCCTCGGCCGAGGCCCAGACCGTCAAGCCGAAGAAGGCCCAGGGCTTCGACCCGCTCGGCGACAACAGCGAGAAGCCCGAGATGGCCGACCTCGCCATCGACGGCAAGCCCAGCACCTTGTGGAAGACGGAGCGCTACACCAGCGCCGATCTGGGCAATCTCAAGAAGGGCGTGGGCCTGCTGCTCGACATGGGCAAGTCCATGCAGATCAGCGACGTGGTCGCTACGCTGTCCGATGCCCCGGGCGCGAGCGTCGAGCTCAAGGTGGGCGACTCGCCCGATCTGTCGTCACTGAAGACGGTGGCGACCGAGAAGAACGCCGCAGGTAAGACCACTCTTACCCCTGATCAGCCGGCAACTGGACAGTACGTTTTGATCTGGTTTACCCGGGTTCCGATGGATGGGGGCGAGTTTCATGGCACCATCTATGAAGTAGTGGTGCACTCTCCCGGATCGGCATAA